A stretch of Castanea sativa cultivar Marrone di Chiusa Pesio chromosome 2, ASM4071231v1 DNA encodes these proteins:
- the LOC142625017 gene encoding uncharacterized protein LOC142625017 has translation MEEEEIIDIPDEGQREGLESCALSLIGKFLTCRPFNKKFNTEFEMNSVLKGGSRSFDNQVLMLLQWRVGMTAGNVKFDSVSLWVQIWGAPFDLVLPTIVEAMGIRLGTVVEVERKQKSESQSYFMRVKVALPITKPIRRGAFLAGYDGQSDWANFKYERLPSF, from the exons TGGAGGAAGAAGAGATTATTGATATTCCAGATGAAGGGCAAAGGGAAGGATTGGAGAGTTGTGCGCTTAGTTTGATAGGGAAGTTCCTTACCTGCCGCCCTTTTAATAAAAAG TTCAATACTGAGTTTGAGATGAATAGTGTGCTGAAGGGTGGGTCGCGGTCCTTTGATAACCAAGTGTTGATGTTACTTCAATGGCGAGTGGGGATGACGGCGGGAAACGTAAAGTTTGATTCAGTCTCTCTCTGGGTGCAGATATGGGGGGCTCCTTTTGATTTGGTGTTGCCTACAATCGTTGAGGCAATGGGAATTCGACTGGGTACGGTGGTTGAAgttgagagaaaacaaaaatctgAAAGTCAGAGTTATTTCATGAGGGTTAAAGTTGCCCTCCCTATCACAAAGCCAATCCGTAGGGGTGCGTTCTTGGCAGGTTATGATGGACAGAGTGATTGGGCTAATTTTAAATATGAGAGACTCCCATCattctga